A stretch of DNA from Anaerobacillus isosaccharinicus:
TTTCGTAAAGTTGTTGGTGAACTTCCTGTATTTCGTCAAAAGATGGATAGATCTTTGTCATGTAATTTTCCTTTATTCCTTTTTTAATAGTTAGTCCTTTGTAGTATTCACAGTTCCTAACTACCTCATTCCTATTTATTTTATTGAGACTATTTTCAATTAACCTAACCGAAATGTACTAGGTTTTTGTCGATTATCTTCAGGTCCAAAGATAGCTACATACTTATTAGCTAAAACAAACTTATCGTCTTTCCATGTTAATTTTCTTTTAAACAAATCCTAGAGAACCAATCCAGTTTTGTAGCAACATTAAACGATCATCATAAACTAAATCTTATATAGGCAATTGGGTATATAAAAAGTAGTGTTTCTAAGTGCAACAAAAATTTAATTTTACTGGGTCTTTACAGTAAGTTACGTATATGCAAATGCTTCACAATTAATAAAGAATAAACAATTGTATGTACAATGGAATGCGCTAGTCAGAACATTAGAATAGCTAATCATTATACAATGGGGGTAAAAATATGCAAAGTTTTCAACCTTTTCATGGTACGATTACTATAATTCGTGATTTTCCTGTAGCCCGAAATGAAGAGTTATCGGGTTGTTATAAATTAATGACTTTAGTAGGTGATGATGGAACGATAGTAACTTTCGTAGTCTCACCTTCTACTTATTTTGTAGACCATGTACAAGTCACAATAGGCGACAAAGTGACTGGTTATTATGATAAAAATGCAGCTGTACCACTTATTTACCCACCACAGTATCGAGCGATCATTATGGTCAAGGAAACACCCCATCAAAATACAAAGGTAGACTATTTTGATAGTCAGTTAGTGAGTAGTGATGGATATTTAAAATTAATTGTTGATCAGAATACTCAGATCGCCCTTCCAAATAATCAAGCCTATACCCAAAACCTTGCGAACAGAAATTTAATCGTTGTCTATGACGTGGCAACAAAAAGCATACCAGCGCAAACAACTCCCATTAAAATTATCATTATATGTTAGTTGATGAGGTAAATGTAGAATAGCCCCACACGAATGGAAATAAATTTCATGGGGCTTTACGATCAATTGGTACGCTGGACCCGTAAAATTCATTTTAAATTATTAGTGACAGATATAAAAGGATGTACTATAATAGACTCAAAAAAGGAGGTGAACAATATGGAAGACATTCTAAAACAAATTTTAAGCAAATTGGATAATTTAGAAATTGGACAAGGTGAACTAGCTAACGGCCAAAAGGCTCTTGAAAAAGGACAACGAGGCTTACTCAACAGACAAGAGGCCCTTGAAAAAGGACAACAAGGCTTACTCAACAGACAAGAAGCCTTAGAAAAAGGACAACAAAGTGTAAACGGGCACATTATTCCGGACTCCCATTTTCACTTTAATCCAGGAGAAAATCTGAAATAATGTGCTATTTTTTTCACTTTATTTCGGTATATGCAAATTTCCTTTCAAAATATACCGGCTTTTTTCGGAAAAAAGAAGCCTCTATAAAGAGGCATCGATGCGAATATAATCCTGTAGTATTAGCCGTATTTTGTAAACCTCATAAGTATGCAGGACAAACCTTACCTCCTGATCTAGAGTTACGAACCAATCAAAATCCTTTTCTAAATAAGCATGAAAATGCCTGTTCTTAATCCGAAGTTCAAACGTGTAACCTTGTTCTATCCAGTAAGGTTGCTGCCCAATCCATACTCGCCATTCCCCCTGATGGTGGTCAAATACTAGTATCCCGCGTTTCACGATAATCCATTTTCCTCAATAGCTAATCTGACGATTTCCTCATCTATCTGTTCTTTCTTTAATTGAGACCCAAATAATAAACTGTTAATGGTTAATTTATTTATAACCCTTGGACAACCTTGAGAGCGTGTGGCAATTGCTTCTATAGCGGTTTCCGTAAAAATGGGCATTTTTGCTCCAGCTAACTTCATATGGTGATTTATATAGTCTGATACTTCCTCTTTAGATAATGACTGGATCTCGTACTTCATAATCATTCTCTGTGAGAGTGGGCGATTATGGTTTAGTGCTAATCTAGTTTTTAAGTGAGGTAACCCAGCTAAAATTAGGATAAATGGATTGGTTGAATCCATTTGAAAGTTAAATAATAGCGCTATATCCTGCAAAAACGCATCCTTTGCCATATGCATTTCATCCAAAATGAAAACAGGGGTAATCTTGCGTTCCACTGACATGCGCTCAATCCCTTGTTGAATTTGCCTGAATAGATCGACTTTACGGAACTTCGGTTCCTCTCCTAATCCATAGGCTAATCCTCGATAAAAATCCATAACACCGCCCGTTGAAAGAGGGAAATAGACTACATGATATAAAGACGGGTTTAATGATTCCTTAAAGGACCGTAAGGTAAAGGTTTTTCCTGCACCAGGATCGCCAATTAGAAGGCCCATTCCCTTTGATTTCTGTAGATAATTTAATGCTTGTAAAGCACCTTGGTAATCAGGAGAAAGATATGCCTCCGAAGGTCGTATATCCTTTGAGAATGGTACTCGTGCTAGGGAGTAAAATGATTTATACATGATCTTGTTCTCCCTTCACATCAGCCGATTGAGTCAATGCAAATGGGGAGCGAATTCGTTTGACATGTGCATTATCCTTCATAGATACAGGTATGGCTTTAGCTACTTCTTTGTTTTCTTCAAAGACATAGATCCCATTTTCGTCAAATCTCACATCGATAGATTGACCAATAAAGCAGGATGGGACCTCATAGAGTTTTTTATCTATTGAAATTGTGCCATCAGGTTTCACTTTTCGCTGTTCTCGTTTCAAGAAAATCGTCTCTAGTATAGACAAATCCTCTAGAAATGTTATATCCTTTAGTTGAGATTCAAATACCTCAAGCGGTGTTTTATTGTCTAATGAGGCATGAGCTCTTCTATGATAATCCCTTTCTAACCAGTTCCAGAACCGTTCGTTTAACTCCTCTAGGGAGTGTACTGGGTCGGTTTGTAATAACGGATAAAATCGTGTTTGAATCGTTTTAAACAGCCTTTCTACCTTACCTTTCGCACGTGGATCATAAGGTTGGGTATGGGCCAGTGTAATTCCCAGCTGGGCACAGGCGTATTGAAGCGTTTCAGATCTATAAATCTTGCCGTTGTCCGCAT
This window harbors:
- a CDS encoding DUF5348 domain-containing protein, which encodes MKRGILVFDHHQGEWRVWIGQQPYWIEQGYTFELRIKNRHFHAYLEKDFDWFVTLDQEVRFVLHTYEVYKIRLILQDYIRIDASL
- a CDS encoding ExeA family protein, producing the protein MYKSFYSLARVPFSKDIRPSEAYLSPDYQGALQALNYLQKSKGMGLLIGDPGAGKTFTLRSFKESLNPSLYHVVYFPLSTGGVMDFYRGLAYGLGEEPKFRKVDLFRQIQQGIERMSVERKITPVFILDEMHMAKDAFLQDIALLFNFQMDSTNPFILILAGLPHLKTRLALNHNRPLSQRMIMKYEIQSLSKEEVSDYINHHMKLAGAKMPIFTETAIEAIATRSQGCPRVINKLTINSLLFGSQLKKEQIDEEIVRLAIEENGLS